The genomic stretch GTCGCGGGATGGAGCAGTGGTAGCTCGCTGGGCTCATAACCCAGAGGCCGAGGGTTCAAATCCCTCTCCCGCAACCAAAAAATCTAACTGCCTGTTTTCCCCATCTCAAAAGCTTTCATGTTTATTTCGAACGCTTTTTCAGGAAGTCTTTCCCTGACTGCTTTTTCCCAGGATTTTTGAGTGATTTCCGGCATTTTTGAAGATACGGCTCCTATGAGGAAGACGTTCATTGTCCTCATGTCGTTGAGAGTCTGAGCCGCTTCAACCGCATTGACAAACAGAAGGTTTTTTGCCCCGACTATGGACGTCAGTTTTTCTTTTATGTCGCCGGGATACTCAAAATTGCCGACCGCCACAGGGAGGGGGTCTATCCGCATTTCGTTGACCGCGAGAAACCCCCCATCTTTAAGAAAATGGAGCTGACGCAGTGATTCGAGAAGTTCAAATGAAAGAAGTATATCGGCTTGACCGCAGGTTATTACGGGAGAAAACACTTTTTTTGCGTATTTTACGGAAGAAGTCACGCTTCCGCCTCTTTGTGACATTCCGTGTATTTCACTTTTTTTTACGTCGAATCCGGAATCGAGTGCGGCGAGAGCTATAATGTCAGCCGCCACAAGAATTCCCTGGCCGCCGACGCCGGCTATCATAATGCTTTTATTCCTGGCCATTTTCGACTCCTTCATTGATTTTTATCGCTTTCTTGGGGCACAAGGAGGCACAGAGTCCGCATCCCGCACAGAACATGGGATTTATGTTGGATTTATTCTCCCTGAAAGATATCGCTGGACAGCCAAGTCCCACGCATATCCTGCAGCCCACGCATTCGTCGTGGTTGACAATGTAAATTTTTCCGTAAGAGCGTTTGGGTACGAGAAAAATGCAGGGTCTCGTGGCGATTATTACAGATACTCCGTCGTGAGAAAGAGATTTTTCAAAAGCATTTAAAACCGCCGGTATGTCGTGGGGATCAACTTTATGAATATCTTTGACTCCAAGACCGATCACCGTCTTTTCTATGTCAATTTTAACGTGGTCGCCGTAGTTGAGCGTTTTTCCTGTTCCCGGATGTCCCTGATGACCTGTCATGGCTGTCGTTGAATTGTCGAGAATGACGACTATACCGCGGCTCTTGTTGTAGACCATGTTGGCGAGACCTGTCATTCCGCTGTGGAAGAAAGTCGAGTCTCCGATTACCGCCACTGTTTTTTTGCTCAGTTCGACCGTTTCTGATTTTTCCATTCCGTGGGCGTTGGATATCGAGGCACCCATGCAGACAGTCGTGTCAAGGGCGTTCAACGGCGGAAATGCGCCCAGAGTGTAACATCCTATGTCTCCGGTGGCCGGCAGTTTCAGTTTTGATATGGCGTAGAAAACGCCGGTGTGAGGACATCCCGGGCAAAGGGCGGGAGGACGGGGAGGAAGACCCTGAACAGGAACTTTCAAGGTTTTTTCTTTTTTGAGAGCTTTTTGGAGTTTCTCCTGATCGAGCTCGTCCACCATGGGAAATACGTCTTTTCCTATTACTTTAATTCCGGCAGTTTTCAATTCGTTTTCTATGAAAGGATCGTTTTCTTCGACGACATAAACTTTTTTATATTTTTTAGTCACTTCTTTTATTACGTCGAGATTGAGAGGCCAGCTCATTCCGATTTTCATGAAGTCCATCTCGGGAAATGCCTCCCTGGCGTAAAAATATGATATTCCCGAGGCTATTACGAGAAAATCGGATTTTTTTACGGGTTTTCGGTTGAGTTTGGATTTTCCTGCAAATTCGATCAGCTTTTCTGTCCTTTCTTCGACGAAAGCATGTCTGACTCTGGCGTGCGTAGGAACTATAATTCTCTTCTTTATGTCTTTTACGTAAACTTTATTTTCATGTTTCTTTTTATCGCCGATTATAACTGCTGTTTTTGAGTGACATACGCGGGTTGTCATTCTCATGAGGACCGGCGTGTCGAAATTTTCCGAGATATCAAGCGCTTCAATAACAAAGTCTTTTGATTCCTGGCTGTCTGATGGTTCGAGACATGGTATTTTAGCGGCTCTCGCGTAGTGTCTGTTGTCCTGTTCGTTCTGAGAGGAATGCATGCCAGGATCGTCGGCGGTGATTACGACAAAACCGCCTGTTGCGCCTATGTAACTCATTGAAAAGAGGGGGTCGGCGGCTACGTTGAGGCCGACGTGCTTCATGGCGCAAAGAGCCCTGGCTCCAGCCATCGAAGCACCTGCGGCTACTTCGAGGGCGACTTTCTCGTTGACCGACCATTCTTTATAAATATCGCCGTATTGTGCGATATTTTCCATAATTTCAGTGGAGGGTGTTCCCGGGTACGCCGCGGCGACTTTCACGTCGGCTTCGTAAGCTCCTCGGGCTACTGCTTCATTGCCGGACAGAAGTACTTTTTCCATTTTCACCTCATTCTTGAAGTTTTTTAAAAAATACCACGGAACAGCAGTTTCAGTCGAGGAATTTTTGGGGAGAAAACATTTTTACTTTAAAAAAAAGTTGATTTTTCAGTCGATATAATGTAGTTAGAAGGAGAATTTCAGCAATTCTGGAGGATGTAATGAAACCGATTATTTTATCTGCAATTTTGGCCCTCGCGGTTTTTTCGCCGCTTTTTTCAACAGACCCATATTCCGGAGCGGGAACCAGCGGATTCAGTTTTCTTAAAATCACCGGATCTGCTAAATCCGTAGCTATGGCGAGAACTGGTATAGCAGGAGACGCGTCGTTCGGACTGAATCCGGCTTCGTACTCGAAATCCGGGAAATTTCTGAGCACTTCTTACTGCTATCTTATGTTTTCCACTCACACGGGATCTTTTTCGTACACGCACCCTCAATCCTTCGGCATAGTTTCCGGCGGTATCGACTATCTCACTTCTCCGGGAATAGACAAGACGGACCAGCAAGGCAATATACTCGGGGAGTTCTCATATTCGATAATAATGCCTGGCCTTGCATTCGCTAAAGATTTGTCGGAAAACATAAGCGCCGGAGCAGAGGTGAAATTTCTTTACAGTTCTGTTGACGAATTCAACGCGGCGGTTTTGTCTTTAGGCGCGGGAGCCATTTACGGTTTTTCAGACATTGATGGTTTATCAGCCGGTATAGCGGTTGAAAATCTTGGATTGACGCTCAAAGCATATGACGAGGAAAAAGATCCTTTACCCGTCAAATTCACCGGTGGAATATCATTTTCGAGGAATTTTTACACGCTGAACGCCGATTTTTCGAAAGCCTCGGACACGAGATTTATCATAGCTTTTGGAGGCGAAGTCAAGCCTTACAAGATGATAGCGTTCAGGGCTGGTTATTCGACAAAAGGGACAGAATATAAAACCGGAGATTCCAACGACCTCATGTCGGGTTTTAGTTTTGGAGCGGGTTTTTTCATACAAAACCTCTCTCTCGACTATTCATTTGTTCCGATGAAAGATCTCGGATACAGTCACACAATAGGCCTGAACTTCAGTCTGTAATATTTTTAAGGAGGAATTTATGCCCGCAACCAATCAAACAAAAAAAGTTTCCGAAAAAAACAAACTTATTTATTTTTTCGGCAAAGGCAAAGCCGACGGAAACGCCAAAATGAAAGAAATACTCGGAGGTAAGGGAGCCAACCTCGCGGAGATGACTAACATAGGACTGCCCGTTCCTCCGGGATTCACAATTTCCACTATAGTATGCAAACTTTATTACGAAGCGGGTAAAAAATGGCCCGCCGGTCTTCAGACGGAGATTGAAGAAAATCTTAAAAAACTGGAAAAAGCGACAGGTAAAAGATTCGGAGACAATCAGAATCCTCTTCTGATCTCGGTTAGATCCGGCGCGGCTTCTTCAATGCCGGGCATGATGGACACAGTATTGAACATCGGCCTCAACGACGAATCACTTGCAGCCATTGCCAGCCTGACAGACAATCCCAGATTTGCGTGGGATTCATACAGGCGCTTCATACAGATGTTCGGCGATGTAGTCATGGGCGTCCCTCACTCGGCTTTCGAAGAAGAATTGAAGAGAGTCAAAATCCAGTACGGCAAAAAACTCGACGTCGAACTTACGACCGAAGAATTGAAAGAGACGGTGCAGGGTTTTAAAAGTATATACAAAAAATTCACAAAAGAAGATTTTCCGAAAAACCCGAAAGATCAGCTCTTCAAGGCGATAAACGCGGTGCTCGA from candidate division WOR-3 bacterium encodes the following:
- a CDS encoding indolepyruvate oxidoreductase subunit beta — its product is MARNKSIMIAGVGGQGILVAADIIALAALDSGFDVKKSEIHGMSQRGGSVTSSVKYAKKVFSPVITCGQADILLSFELLESLRQLHFLKDGGFLAVNEMRIDPLPVAVGNFEYPGDIKEKLTSIVGAKNLLFVNAVEAAQTLNDMRTMNVFLIGAVSSKMPEITQKSWEKAVRERLPEKAFEINMKAFEMGKTGS
- the iorA gene encoding indolepyruvate ferredoxin oxidoreductase subunit alpha, with the translated sequence MEKVLLSGNEAVARGAYEADVKVAAAYPGTPSTEIMENIAQYGDIYKEWSVNEKVALEVAAGASMAGARALCAMKHVGLNVAADPLFSMSYIGATGGFVVITADDPGMHSSQNEQDNRHYARAAKIPCLEPSDSQESKDFVIEALDISENFDTPVLMRMTTRVCHSKTAVIIGDKKKHENKVYVKDIKKRIIVPTHARVRHAFVEERTEKLIEFAGKSKLNRKPVKKSDFLVIASGISYFYAREAFPEMDFMKIGMSWPLNLDVIKEVTKKYKKVYVVEENDPFIENELKTAGIKVIGKDVFPMVDELDQEKLQKALKKEKTLKVPVQGLPPRPPALCPGCPHTGVFYAISKLKLPATGDIGCYTLGAFPPLNALDTTVCMGASISNAHGMEKSETVELSKKTVAVIGDSTFFHSGMTGLANMVYNKSRGIVVILDNSTTAMTGHQGHPGTGKTLNYGDHVKIDIEKTVIGLGVKDIHKVDPHDIPAVLNAFEKSLSHDGVSVIIATRPCIFLVPKRSYGKIYIVNHDECVGCRICVGLGCPAISFRENKSNINPMFCAGCGLCASLCPKKAIKINEGVENGQE
- a CDS encoding PorV/PorQ family protein, whose product is MKPIILSAILALAVFSPLFSTDPYSGAGTSGFSFLKITGSAKSVAMARTGIAGDASFGLNPASYSKSGKFLSTSYCYLMFSTHTGSFSYTHPQSFGIVSGGIDYLTSPGIDKTDQQGNILGEFSYSIIMPGLAFAKDLSENISAGAEVKFLYSSVDEFNAAVLSLGAGAIYGFSDIDGLSAGIAVENLGLTLKAYDEEKDPLPVKFTGGISFSRNFYTLNADFSKASDTRFIIAFGGEVKPYKMIAFRAGYSTKGTEYKTGDSNDLMSGFSFGAGFFIQNLSLDYSFVPMKDLGYSHTIGLNFSL